Proteins encoded in a region of the Mesoflavibacter profundi genome:
- the porM gene encoding type IX secretion system motor protein PorM/GldM yields the protein MAGGKLSARQKMINLMYLVFIAMIAMTMSKEVLSAFGLMDQKFDRANTLAANSNEGILKQLETQAEEKPEQFAAPNEKAKQISIISDEFYKFLDGVKSNDIVKLGGYELENGVLPYEEMDKGDKLDEYWFSGDKLTKRGQEIIDRIEKYKSDIKAVLPNEGKWQPVITSFEERFSTSKVENNDGKKIDWLNYHFQGFPAIASYTKLTAMQNDIKATETNIYNGFLGNLVSDATSLKNYQAIVLADKSAFFAGEKFQGRVVLGKYANVVPTKMTVAGKEIDLTNAIDSTGAARLDFNVGNVGEHDIKGKFTFLEDGKPLEIDIQGNYVVVPRPNSATISADKMNVVYRGVPNPMTISFAGVPDNKVNASASGLKKAGGVGKYIMNPGSGKEVTINVTATLDDGSAARDSKTFRIKDIPKPTGKIAGLPSGTLPRNNVEIGTVKAELEDFDFDLPLNVTGFKFKVPGQATVRVSGSKLNGQAKAALRKAKRGDAVQIFDIKSKANSSVNIKPASPIVIELAN from the coding sequence ATGGCAGGAGGAAAATTATCTGCAAGGCAGAAAATGATTAACTTGATGTATTTAGTATTCATCGCGATGATTGCAATGACAATGTCGAAAGAAGTACTATCTGCATTTGGGTTAATGGATCAAAAATTTGATAGAGCTAATACATTAGCTGCAAATTCAAATGAAGGTATTTTAAAGCAATTAGAAACTCAAGCTGAAGAAAAACCTGAGCAATTTGCTGCACCTAATGAAAAGGCTAAACAAATTAGTATTATTTCTGACGAATTTTACAAGTTTTTAGATGGTGTAAAATCTAATGATATTGTAAAATTAGGAGGATACGAGTTAGAAAACGGTGTGTTACCTTACGAAGAAATGGATAAAGGTGACAAATTAGATGAGTATTGGTTCTCTGGAGATAAATTAACTAAAAGAGGTCAAGAAATAATTGACAGAATCGAAAAATACAAGTCAGATATCAAAGCTGTCTTACCAAACGAAGGTAAATGGCAGCCAGTTATTACTAGTTTTGAAGAGCGCTTTAGTACTAGTAAAGTAGAAAATAATGACGGAAAGAAAATTGATTGGTTAAACTACCATTTCCAAGGTTTCCCTGCAATTGCATCTTACACTAAGTTAACAGCAATGCAAAATGATATTAAAGCTACTGAAACTAATATCTATAACGGATTTTTAGGAAACTTAGTTAGTGATGCTACATCATTAAAAAATTATCAAGCTATTGTATTAGCAGATAAATCTGCATTCTTTGCTGGAGAAAAATTCCAAGGTCGTGTAGTATTAGGTAAATATGCTAACGTTGTACCTACTAAAATGACAGTTGCTGGTAAAGAAATTGATTTAACAAATGCAATTGATTCAACAGGAGCAGCAAGATTAGATTTCAATGTTGGAAATGTTGGTGAGCATGATATTAAAGGTAAATTTACGTTCTTAGAAGATGGTAAACCTTTAGAAATTGATATTCAAGGTAACTATGTAGTAGTTCCAAGACCAAACTCTGCTACTATTTCTGCAGATAAAATGAATGTTGTTTATCGTGGTGTTCCTAACCCAATGACAATTTCTTTTGCTGGTGTACCAGACAATAAAGTTAATGCATCTGCTTCTGGTTTAAAGAAAGCTGGTGGCGTTGGAAAATACATTATGAATCCAGGTTCTGGTAAAGAAGTTACTATTAACGTAACTGCTACTTTAGACGATGGTTCTGCAGCAAGAGATAGTAAAACGTTTAGAATTAAAGATATTCCAAAGCCAACTGGTAAAATAGCTGGTCTACCTTCTGGGACTTTACCAAGAAACAACGTAGAAATTGGTACAGTTAAAGCAGAGTTAGAAGATTTTGATTTTGATTTACCATTAAACGTAACAGGATTTAAATTTAAAGTACCAGGTCAAGCTACAGTAAGAGTTTCTGGTAGTAAGTTAAACGGTCAAGCTAAAGCAGCTTTAAGAAAAGCTAAGCGTGGTGATGCTGTACAAATTTTCGATATTAAATCTAAAGCAAACTCTAGTGTTAATATCAAACCAGCTAGTCCAATTGTAATAGAACTAGCTAACTAA
- the porL gene encoding type IX secretion system motor protein PorL/GldL: MAQKGKISTMNMVYGLGAAIVIIGALFKIQHWPYGSLILTIGMIVEAVVFTISAFEKSQAELDWSLVYPELAGGQSTGKKATKEEPKDAEGLLSKKLDNLLKEAKIDGELMASLGESIKNFEGAAKGIAPTVDSVAATKKYGEEMSLAAAQMESLNSLYKVQMEAASRQASINEETVENAAKLKEQMQSLASNLSSLNGVYGGMLSAMSKN, encoded by the coding sequence ATGGCACAAAAAGGAAAAATCTCAACAATGAATATGGTCTACGGACTAGGAGCTGCAATTGTAATTATTGGAGCATTATTCAAAATTCAACACTGGCCTTACGGTTCTTTAATCTTAACAATAGGTATGATCGTAGAAGCAGTAGTATTTACTATTTCTGCATTTGAAAAGTCTCAAGCAGAATTAGACTGGTCTTTAGTTTATCCAGAATTAGCAGGAGGACAATCTACTGGTAAAAAAGCTACAAAAGAAGAGCCAAAAGATGCTGAAGGATTATTATCTAAAAAATTAGATAACTTATTAAAAGAAGCTAAGATCGATGGTGAATTAATGGCTAGCTTAGGAGAAAGCATTAAAAACTTCGAAGGTGCTGCTAAAGGTATAGCACCTACTGTAGATTCAGTTGCTGCAACAAAAAAGTATGGTGAAGAAATGTCATTAGCTGCTGCACAAATGGAGTCATTAAACAGTTTATATAAAGTGCAAATGGAAGCTGCAAGCCGTCAAGCTTCTATCAACGAAGAAACAGTTGAAAATGCTGCTAAATTAAAAGAGCAAATGCAATCTTTAGCATCTAACCTTTCATCTTTAAATGGTGTTTATGGTGGTATGTTATCTGCAATGTCTAAAAACTAA
- the porK gene encoding T9SS ring complex lipoprotein PorK/GldK — MKKFVLLTAVFALLASCGSKDKGQLVGVKGKKWHPEKPYGMTLIPGGAFIMGKADDDLAGIQDAPAKTVTVASYYMDETEITNSEYRQFVEWVRDSTIRTKLAILADEVGATPGDGGIGDFAFKDAEEGELTPYEQYMIDNYSGLGETGYEGRKLNHDIDLIFDTAEYPDEYYVEVMDTMYLPLEESYNGQRTWDVTKFKFQYSYMDIAKAAKNKNLRRKDVIVKEEVEIYPDTTVWIRDFAYSYNEPMHNDYFWHDAYSDYPVVGVSWKQAKAFCEWRTLYHNAERKRRGKHFVGRYRLPSEAQWEYAARGGLQAATFPWGGPYAKNDRGCFMANFKPLRGDYAADQALYTVEADAFEPNDFNLYNMAGNVSEWVDSSYDPGSYEFASTINPSVNDPNNKRKVVRGGSWKDVAYFLQVSSRDYEYADSARSYIGFRTVQDYMGTDVTANARN, encoded by the coding sequence ATGAAGAAGTTTGTATTACTAACAGCGGTTTTCGCACTATTAGCAAGTTGTGGATCAAAAGACAAAGGACAGCTAGTTGGTGTTAAAGGAAAAAAATGGCATCCTGAAAAGCCATATGGTATGACATTAATACCAGGTGGAGCTTTTATTATGGGTAAAGCCGACGACGATTTAGCAGGTATTCAAGACGCGCCAGCTAAAACAGTAACTGTAGCATCATATTACATGGATGAAACAGAGATTACAAATAGTGAATATCGCCAATTCGTAGAATGGGTAAGAGATTCAACTATACGTACAAAATTAGCAATCTTAGCAGATGAGGTAGGAGCAACTCCAGGAGATGGAGGTATTGGTGACTTTGCATTTAAAGATGCAGAAGAAGGAGAACTTACACCATACGAACAGTACATGATTGATAATTATAGTGGTTTAGGAGAAACTGGTTACGAAGGTAGAAAGCTAAATCATGATATTGACTTAATTTTTGATACAGCTGAATATCCAGATGAATACTACGTAGAAGTAATGGATACTATGTATTTACCTTTAGAAGAGTCTTACAATGGTCAACGTACTTGGGATGTAACTAAGTTTAAATTCCAATACTCTTACATGGATATTGCAAAAGCTGCAAAAAATAAAAATTTAAGACGTAAAGACGTTATCGTTAAAGAAGAGGTAGAGATTTATCCAGATACAACGGTATGGATTAGAGATTTCGCGTATTCTTATAACGAGCCAATGCATAATGATTATTTCTGGCACGATGCTTACAGCGATTACCCAGTTGTAGGAGTATCTTGGAAACAAGCAAAAGCATTTTGTGAGTGGAGAACTTTATACCATAATGCAGAAAGAAAAAGAAGAGGTAAGCATTTTGTAGGAAGATACAGATTACCATCTGAAGCACAATGGGAATATGCAGCAAGAGGTGGTTTACAAGCAGCAACATTTCCTTGGGGAGGACCATATGCTAAAAATGACAGAGGTTGTTTTATGGCAAACTTCAAACCTTTAAGAGGTGATTACGCAGCAGACCAAGCATTATATACTGTAGAAGCTGACGCTTTCGAACCTAATGACTTTAACTTATACAACATGGCAGGTAACGTGTCAGAATGGGTAGATTCATCTTACGATCCAGGATCATACGAGTTTGCTTCAACAATAAATCCAAGTGTTAATGATCCTAATAACAAACGTAAAGTTGTAAGAGGTGGATCTTGGAAAGATGTTGCTTATTTCTTACAAGTAAGTTCAAGAGATTACGAGTATGCAGATTCAGCTAGATCATATATTGGGTTTAGAACAGTACAAGATTACATGGGCACAGATGTAACAGCAAACGCAAGAAATTAA
- a CDS encoding formimidoylglutamase yields MNFNFLSPVSDSVLAHNQLLAPLSLGRKIKIHSEAEGIPDLEHVKVAILGVLENRNDVNYIGETFNLNEIRKSLYTLYPGSWTTVIADLGDIQKGETVEDTYFALKETLAILIQRRIIPIILGGSQDLTYANYRAYDSLMPMVNVVNVDRAFDLGDSSKPIKNNSFVGKIILDEPYNLFNYSTIGYQTYFNSQEEIDLMERLHFESYRLGEVSNDITLVEPVVRDANIVSVDLGVLKAAEVSLKQKVSPNGLDGKEICAVARYAGISNKVSSFGIYEYKPSQDDEITSMLISQMIWYFIEGVNYRVKDDDFSDGNSHQKFITLADSHELIFYKSIKSGRWWIEIPFLSNVNNKLKKHTLLPCTHQDYLDACNDKIPERWYKAYHKNSV; encoded by the coding sequence ATGAATTTTAATTTTTTGTCTCCTGTCTCAGATTCAGTATTAGCGCATAATCAATTGTTAGCGCCTTTAAGTTTGGGGAGAAAAATTAAAATTCATTCCGAAGCAGAAGGAATACCAGATTTAGAGCATGTTAAAGTTGCAATTTTAGGTGTTTTAGAAAACCGAAATGATGTAAATTATATAGGTGAAACTTTTAATTTAAATGAAATTAGAAAATCACTATATACATTATATCCTGGAAGTTGGACAACTGTAATTGCAGACTTAGGCGATATACAAAAAGGTGAAACAGTAGAAGATACTTATTTTGCTTTAAAGGAAACACTGGCTATATTAATTCAAAGACGTATTATACCTATTATATTAGGTGGTAGTCAAGATTTAACTTATGCAAACTATCGCGCTTACGATAGTCTAATGCCAATGGTAAATGTTGTAAATGTAGACAGAGCATTTGATCTTGGCGATTCATCTAAACCTATAAAGAATAATAGCTTTGTAGGTAAAATTATATTAGACGAACCTTACAATTTATTTAATTACTCAACAATAGGCTATCAAACCTATTTTAATAGTCAAGAAGAAATAGATCTAATGGAAAGGCTTCATTTTGAATCTTATAGATTAGGTGAAGTCTCTAATGATATTACTTTGGTAGAGCCAGTTGTACGAGATGCTAATATAGTGTCTGTAGATTTAGGTGTTTTAAAAGCAGCAGAAGTAAGTTTAAAACAAAAAGTATCTCCTAACGGTTTAGATGGTAAAGAAATCTGTGCAGTAGCAAGATATGCAGGAATAAGTAATAAAGTGTCATCTTTTGGGATTTACGAATATAAACCGTCGCAAGATGACGAAATAACATCTATGTTAATTTCTCAAATGATCTGGTACTTTATAGAAGGAGTTAATTATAGAGTAAAAGATGATGACTTTTCAGATGGTAATAGTCATCAAAAATTTATTACCTTAGCAGACTCACATGAGTTAATCTTTTATAAAAGTATTAAATCTGGGAGATGGTGGATAGAAATTCCATTTTTATCAAATGTTAATAATAAATTAAAAAAGCATACGTTATTACCATGCACGCATCAAGATTATTTAGATGCTTGCAACGATAAAATACCAGAGCGTTGGTATAAGGCATATCACAAAAATAGCGTCTAA